The Campylobacter curvus genome includes the window TCTTCAAAAAATGATAGCTTTGCCAGCCCGCTTTTTAGTATGACTACTTTGATATCGTCGGTATAGATCGTGCTTGCCTTTGGCAAATTCTCGAGCTCGAATTTATCAAGTTCGCTTTTATTCAAAATTTCCAAAATTTGCGTTTGCAGTAGGCCTAAGCGTGATTTTTTCATGTTCTTTCTCTGGATATAAACTCGGATTTTACATTATTTATCATTCAAAGCAGTTGAAATTTTAAATTTATGTCGTAAATATCGGAATTTACCCAAACAGCGCAAACGATGAAATTTTAAAACCCGTGAAGCCTTTTTAGGTTCTCATCTATCGGCTTTTTCTCGCCGTCTTTCGTCACGCTCACGTATGTTGCAGTGGCGCTTGTTACATGCACGCTCTCTCTAAAGCCGCCTTTGTTTAGTCTAAGCGCCGTCACCTCGATCTGCGTCGTGATAGAGGTCTTGCCTACGCCGATGATCTTGGCGTAGCAGCTGACGACATCGCCCACAAATACCGGCTGTTTAAAGATCACCTCCTTCATCGAGATCGTCACCACGCGCTCGGGCGCTACCTCGCGAGCGGCTTGTGCGCCGGCAAGGTCGATCTGACTCATTATCCAGCCGCCAAAGATATTTCCTGCGGAGTTGGTATCTTTTGGGAGCGCGACCAGCTTTATACGCGGCTCGCCAAAATCTTTTAAATTTTGCATTTTTGACCTTTGATTAGGCTCTTAAAGTATTATTAAGCGTAGCCAAATAGGATGAGCGGCGACATTGCCCTCCGAAAATCAGGGAAGCCGTAAGGCTGACCGCGATTTTTTGCTTCACTTCGTTCGCAACTGCGAGCAGAACGTGCTACATGTTAGGCACTCTGTCGCAAGCTCATTCTATTTGCGAAGCTTTAAATATATCAACACTTTATCGTCAAAAAGCCTAAATTTTATATTTTTCGCAAATTGTAGCAAATTTTGACGCTTTATGATAAAATTTCTCTTTTTTAAAGGTTGGAAAATGAACGATTTTAAAAGACTAAACGAGCTCGTGCGTGAGCAAAAAGCCCAAATGAACGCACTTTATAAAGATTTAGACAACGAAATAGTAAATGCAGCCATCGCACTTTGCGGGCTAAAAGGTCAAAAGAGCGAGCGAGTGGCGCTACTTAGGCGCATAGTCGATCTCAAGGTCGACCCCTTGCAAAACGAGCTAAAAAAGCTAAATTTCAGCGACGATGAGCAAAAGCGCATATTGGGGCGTATGTTCGACTTCGTGAAAGATCTATACGAAAAGCGCCACGCAGAGCTCATCAAACGCATAAAAGAGGAGAAAATTTTAGACGATTTTAGCGTTGCTTTCATCCAGGGCATGCACGAGATCGGTCTGGCGCTAAATATCTGGCAAGTAAGCTGGCAAGAGCGCATCATAGACGGCACGAACAAAGAATTCGAGGCGAAATTCCCTAGTCTTGACGAGGCGAACGAATTTATCTTACGAAATTCGCTTTTTCAGCCGGACTCTGAGGGCAAGCGTGCCGACAGGAGCTACGGCGCAGTCGTCAAAAACGGCGAAAATTTTAGTTTCGTACCTTATGCCGTGGCGTTTGAAAAAGAGGTCGCACGCGTGAGGGCGGCTTTTGAAGAGGCTATAAAAAATTTAA containing:
- a CDS encoding acyl-CoA thioesterase, producing the protein MQNLKDFGEPRIKLVALPKDTNSAGNIFGGWIMSQIDLAGAQAAREVAPERVVTISMKEVIFKQPVFVGDVVSCYAKIIGVGKTSITTQIEVTALRLNKGGFRESVHVTSATATYVSVTKDGEKKPIDENLKRLHGF